One window from the genome of Mucilaginibacter ginsenosidivorans encodes:
- a CDS encoding NHL repeat-containing protein, with translation MKRAFFFLLIYSLVFGCSKSDSDNNKPKTPATPKGWSRLGTDSHAMKADGYIFDMKIDAKGNLYAAGDHFNSNDEWNLNVWDGTDWKDVGALNANDAGHVIALDNVGNVYLGGEFTDETGYKNAVMWNGSTWSSLKDVGTHLSKQPLDVLAVDPAGVAYSEFSIVTTVGTNFVKRSGSNWVSIGNPPTALSNPQAWCLISDPSGNLYASGDYKSDGYYYVAKYNSSTGWTPIGKLQANAVISRVALDNAGNLYAGGRFTDINNKRYISKWNGSAWTQLGDAIFNGDINSITTDGNGHVYVAGQFTNAGNKYYVAEWDGLKWTELGGANALAANNPISVVIADKEGNIYAAGSFTGADGQSYVAKFTR, from the coding sequence ATGAAACGTGCATTTTTTTTCCTTCTTATATACAGCCTGGTATTTGGCTGTAGTAAAAGTGATTCGGATAACAACAAACCAAAAACACCCGCCACGCCTAAGGGATGGAGCAGGCTGGGGACAGATAGCCATGCGATGAAGGCGGATGGTTATATTTTTGATATGAAAATAGACGCAAAAGGGAACTTATATGCTGCCGGAGACCACTTTAATAGTAATGACGAATGGAACTTAAATGTTTGGGACGGCACCGACTGGAAGGACGTGGGAGCGCTAAACGCGAATGATGCGGGTCACGTTATCGCGTTGGACAACGTGGGCAATGTTTACCTGGGCGGTGAGTTTACCGACGAGACCGGTTATAAGAATGCTGTGATGTGGAACGGTTCAACCTGGTCGTCATTAAAGGATGTTGGCACACATTTATCCAAGCAACCCCTTGATGTACTTGCGGTTGATCCGGCGGGAGTGGCGTATTCCGAGTTTAGCATAGTGACTACAGTTGGTACTAATTTTGTTAAAAGAAGCGGCAGTAATTGGGTGTCCATCGGTAATCCACCTACTGCGCTATCCAATCCGCAAGCCTGGTGCCTTATATCCGATCCATCGGGTAACCTCTATGCATCCGGCGATTATAAATCCGACGGCTATTATTATGTAGCTAAATATAATAGCAGTACCGGATGGACTCCCATAGGCAAATTGCAGGCTAACGCAGTTATCAGTCGCGTTGCGCTTGATAATGCCGGGAATCTGTATGCAGGGGGTCGTTTCACCGATATTAACAATAAAAGGTACATATCAAAATGGAATGGATCAGCGTGGACGCAATTGGGCGATGCCATATTTAATGGAGATATCAATTCAATAACCACTGATGGTAATGGCCATGTTTATGTTGCCGGTCAATTTACCAACGCCGGTAATAAATATTATGTAGCTGAGTGGGACGGCCTGAAGTGGACAGAACTGGGAGGCGCTAATGCGCTGGCTGCGAATAACCCCATTAGTGTCGTTATCGCGGATAAAGAAGGCAACATTTATGCCGCGGGTAGTTTTACTGGTGCGGATGGACAGTCATACGTTGCTAAATTCACCAGGTAA
- a CDS encoding tetratricopeptide repeat-containing sensor histidine kinase: MRILTRSLYHITILVALVLTLPDGLFAQTRVIDDLKNKIANAPPARKLQLLLALGEYHQSINKDSLYRYALTARKLAKQVKDADKQALADIMLINAYLRDNRTDGAALLTDSVLKHYSFENAATRSIYFKLEELKVDCFGDASDYKNALAQLYQIIREAEQAGDATALARNMSTVGVINYNLDHVPVAFSWYFKGSAHITDEPRFDSPAAVLYINLAETYRWVGKTDSAFFYVDKAIPRCNRVSNLFYMANALRVKASILKDQKKFDVAEQVMMQCIAIREKVEGKLPLSNEKLALASIYMRAQQPGKAINLLNEAIARSDSAAKAISIKNKKPATEISALKISAYRTLAKCYQDKGDTKNYAATLEKLIHENDAFYAANSADAIAELQAKYDLQKKESTIAKQQLAIAEKNYLLYGSMIVLLLLGLVAWLVFVNYKRKQNVKMQLALNEEKRLAALSIVEAEEKERRRIAADLHDNIGAYATAISTDVEKIMDGNERHNDRTLNNLHQNSKEIINSLRDTIWVLNKEHITITEISDRIKNYIGKFSATYDKIEFHIQENIENDVSIGSRHALNIFRIMQEALHNAVKHSHAKNITIAIISNGNIHIEVKDDGTGMPADAFSKHGNGLLNMQERAEEVNMKLELASGNGDGTSWTLYTAK, encoded by the coding sequence ATGAGAATACTGACCCGATCACTTTATCACATTACAATACTGGTAGCTTTGGTATTGACACTACCTGATGGGCTTTTTGCGCAAACACGGGTTATCGACGACCTAAAGAATAAAATTGCAAATGCCCCACCGGCCCGGAAACTCCAACTTTTGCTGGCATTGGGAGAATATCATCAAAGTATCAATAAAGATTCACTTTACCGGTATGCATTAACCGCCCGCAAACTGGCAAAACAGGTTAAAGATGCTGATAAGCAGGCGCTGGCCGATATCATGCTGATCAACGCATACCTGCGCGACAACCGGACAGATGGCGCCGCGTTATTAACCGACTCGGTCTTAAAACATTATTCATTTGAAAATGCGGCAACACGGTCAATTTATTTCAAACTTGAAGAATTGAAAGTTGATTGCTTTGGAGATGCGTCCGACTATAAAAATGCGCTTGCGCAATTATACCAGATCATCCGCGAAGCAGAACAGGCCGGCGATGCGACGGCCCTTGCCAGGAACATGAGTACTGTCGGTGTGATCAACTACAACCTCGATCATGTTCCGGTGGCCTTTTCCTGGTATTTTAAAGGGTCGGCGCATATAACCGATGAACCGCGGTTTGATTCGCCGGCAGCGGTATTATACATCAACCTGGCGGAAACTTACCGTTGGGTGGGAAAAACGGATTCGGCGTTTTTCTATGTCGACAAAGCCATCCCGCGGTGCAACAGGGTATCGAACCTGTTTTACATGGCTAATGCACTGAGGGTTAAGGCCAGTATTTTAAAAGATCAAAAGAAATTTGATGTAGCTGAACAAGTGATGATGCAATGCATCGCTATCCGCGAAAAAGTAGAAGGCAAACTGCCATTATCAAACGAGAAACTTGCGTTGGCATCCATTTACATGCGTGCGCAGCAACCAGGTAAAGCTATTAATCTTTTGAACGAAGCAATAGCGAGGTCCGATTCGGCCGCAAAAGCTATTTCGATCAAAAATAAAAAGCCGGCCACAGAGATTTCTGCCTTAAAAATATCGGCATACCGTACGTTGGCCAAATGCTACCAGGATAAGGGAGACACCAAAAATTATGCGGCCACCCTCGAAAAACTTATTCATGAAAATGACGCCTTTTACGCAGCTAATTCGGCCGATGCCATAGCCGAACTTCAGGCTAAATATGACCTTCAAAAAAAGGAAAGCACTATCGCGAAACAGCAATTGGCCATCGCAGAAAAAAACTACCTTTTATATGGCTCGATGATCGTACTCCTGCTGCTGGGCCTGGTGGCATGGTTGGTGTTTGTTAATTACAAGCGCAAACAAAATGTAAAAATGCAACTGGCGCTGAATGAAGAGAAACGGCTGGCGGCCCTATCCATAGTAGAAGCGGAAGAAAAGGAGCGGCGGCGTATAGCTGCCGATCTGCATGATAACATCGGTGCGTACGCTACTGCCATAAGCACGGATGTGGAGAAGATAATGGATGGCAACGAACGCCATAATGACAGGACCTTAAACAACCTGCATCAAAACTCAAAAGAGATCATTAATTCTCTGCGCGATACCATCTGGGTTTTGAACAAAGAGCACATCACAATAACAGAGATCAGCGACCGTATCAAAAACTACATCGGTAAGTTTTCGGCAACCTATGATAAAATTGAATTCCACATACAGGAAAATATTGAAAACGATGTTAGTATAGGATCGCGGCATGCACTAAATATATTCCGGATAATGCAGGAGGCGCTGCACAACGCTGTTAAACACAGCCATGCAAAAAATATAACCATTGCCATTATCAGCAATGGAAACATTCATATTGAAGTAAAGGACGACGGCACAGGCATGCCTGCGGATGCCTTCAGTAAACATGGGAACGGATTACTGAACATGCAGGAAAGGGCCGAAGAGGTTAATATGAAACTGGAGCTGGCTTCGGGCAACGGCGACGGAACGAGCTGGACATTATATACTGCAAAATGA
- a CDS encoding response regulator transcription factor — protein sequence MNKPLRIGLVDDKKVNRTSITDKLRQFDNLDLCFVAINGNDCLEQLKLMPLHKMPQVIFMDLEMPGMNGIQTISIARSLYPDIYFIVLTIFDDNEKIFDAIRAGAHGYLLKDESAAGLRDAIVNIAEHGGAPMSAAIARKAFQILSRVEVKPDDTKTETGVFDELLTDREKEILQQTIKGHDAKRVAEIMNSNVLTVRKHIANIYRKLHVSSKAQVIAMAHKNNWPQ from the coding sequence ATGAATAAACCCTTGCGGATAGGTTTAGTGGATGACAAAAAGGTAAACCGTACCAGTATAACGGACAAACTACGGCAGTTTGATAATCTTGACCTTTGTTTTGTCGCGATAAACGGCAACGACTGCCTGGAGCAGTTAAAACTGATGCCCCTTCACAAGATGCCGCAGGTGATATTTATGGATCTGGAGATGCCGGGCATGAACGGCATACAAACCATCAGCATTGCCAGGTCGCTTTACCCGGATATATATTTTATCGTATTGACCATTTTTGATGATAACGAAAAAATATTTGACGCCATAAGGGCGGGCGCACATGGCTACTTGTTAAAAGATGAGAGCGCCGCGGGCCTGCGGGATGCGATTGTGAATATTGCGGAGCACGGCGGCGCACCGATGAGCGCTGCTATTGCGCGGAAAGCCTTCCAAATACTGAGCCGGGTTGAAGTAAAGCCTGATGATACAAAAACTGAAACAGGAGTATTTGACGAACTGCTTACCGACCGGGAAAAAGAGATACTCCAACAAACCATTAAAGGCCACGATGCCAAGCGGGTGGCTGAAATTATGAATAGCAATGTATTAACCGTTCGAAAACACATTGCCAATATTTACCGCAAATTACACGTGAGCAGCAAAGCCCAGGTCATCGCGATGGCGCACAAGAACAACTGGCCGCAATAA
- the hemW gene encoding radical SAM family heme chaperone HemW, with translation MAGIYIHIPFCKQACHYCDFHFSTSLAYKDDLLKAIIKEIGLQKNYFDQESIETIYFGGGTPSLLNGDEVNSIIDTITGLHTVSSNAEITLEANPDDLDNKKIQELRGTPVNRFSIGIQSFFDEDLRWMNRAHRADEAESSVKRAQDMGFENITVDLIYGYPLLTDQKWKANLDKVFELQVPHVSCYSMTIEPRTTLASFIKKKAEPPMNEGQSADQFLYLADAMQQHSFEHYEISNFCKPGHYSRHNTNYWQGVKYLGIGPSAHSYNSETRQWNIANNAKYIQGVYSGNIPAETEVLTETNRLNEYIMTSLRTMWGLDLDQLNVIAAGSSDILLKLTGEFFDKQWIRRENNILYLTQTGKLYADHIAAELFF, from the coding sequence ATGGCGGGCATCTACATTCACATTCCTTTTTGCAAGCAAGCCTGCCATTACTGCGATTTTCATTTCAGCACTTCGCTGGCTTATAAGGATGACCTGCTGAAGGCAATAATCAAAGAGATTGGCCTGCAAAAAAACTACTTTGATCAAGAATCCATCGAAACCATTTACTTTGGTGGAGGTACGCCATCACTATTGAATGGAGATGAGGTCAATTCCATAATTGATACCATTACAGGGTTGCATACGGTATCGTCAAATGCTGAGATCACGCTGGAAGCCAATCCGGATGACCTGGATAACAAAAAGATACAGGAATTACGGGGCACGCCGGTCAACCGTTTCAGCATAGGCATACAAAGTTTTTTTGATGAAGACCTGAGATGGATGAACCGGGCACATAGGGCCGACGAGGCAGAATCGTCGGTAAAGCGGGCGCAGGATATGGGGTTCGAGAATATTACGGTCGACCTGATCTATGGCTATCCGCTGCTTACAGACCAGAAATGGAAGGCGAATCTTGATAAAGTTTTTGAACTGCAGGTGCCGCATGTGTCCTGCTATTCGATGACGATTGAGCCACGCACCACGCTTGCATCGTTCATCAAAAAGAAAGCAGAGCCACCTATGAACGAAGGGCAAAGCGCCGATCAATTTTTATACCTGGCGGATGCGATGCAACAGCATAGCTTCGAGCATTACGAAATCTCCAATTTTTGCAAGCCAGGACATTATTCGAGGCACAATACCAACTACTGGCAAGGGGTAAAATACCTGGGCATAGGGCCTTCGGCACATTCTTATAACAGTGAAACCCGGCAGTGGAATATCGCCAATAATGCAAAGTATATCCAGGGCGTTTACAGTGGAAACATACCCGCGGAAACAGAGGTACTTACCGAAACCAATCGCCTCAATGAATATATCATGACCTCGCTGCGCACCATGTGGGGGCTCGATCTTGATCAGTTAAATGTCATTGCTGCCGGTTCGTCCGATATTCTGCTGAAACTGACCGGCGAGTTTTTTGACAAGCAGTGGATACGCCGCGAAAACAACATCCTCTACCTTACCCAAACCGGCAAATTATACGCCGACCACATAGCCGCTGAGCTCTTTTTTTAG
- a CDS encoding fasciclin domain-containing protein, with translation MKKLIIAAFALAAIAFAPRTYAQTKMVGGAAMYPTKNIVENAVNSKDHTTLVAAVKAAGLVETLESAGPFTVFAPTNEAFNKLPAGTVDNLVKPENKATLTKILTYHVVAGKLSSADLMAKVKEGNGKAELTTVQGGKLTVMQQGKKLYLVDEKGGKSWITIADVNQSNGVIHVVNTVLMPN, from the coding sequence ATGAAAAAATTGATTATCGCGGCGTTTGCTTTAGCAGCTATCGCATTTGCGCCAAGGACTTATGCTCAAACAAAAATGGTAGGCGGGGCAGCCATGTATCCTACTAAAAATATTGTTGAGAACGCAGTTAACTCAAAAGACCACACTACGCTTGTTGCAGCTGTTAAAGCAGCGGGTTTGGTTGAAACTTTGGAAAGCGCAGGGCCTTTCACTGTTTTCGCACCGACCAACGAGGCATTCAATAAACTGCCTGCCGGTACAGTCGATAACCTGGTAAAACCTGAAAACAAAGCAACGCTGACCAAAATTTTAACTTACCATGTAGTTGCCGGAAAACTTAGTTCGGCCGACCTGATGGCGAAAGTGAAGGAAGGTAATGGAAAAGCGGAATTAACCACCGTACAGGGCGGCAAACTGACCGTGATGCAGCAGGGTAAAAAACTTTACCTGGTCGACGAAAAAGGCGGCAAATCATGGATCACCATTGCCGACGTAAACCAGAGCAACGGCGTTATCCACGTGGTGAATACCGTATTGATGCCGAATTGA
- a CDS encoding cupin-like domain-containing protein, with amino-acid sequence MSFILKPIDTVENISPEDFTENYLKPRKPLVIKGLTKNWPAREKWTPEYMKQVVGNKVVPLYDNSKADPSKPINAKAAEMPFDQYIDLIMSEPTELRIFFFNIFKQAPQLLDDIVLPKDLMGGFLESMPGMFFGGSNSVTFLHYDIDLPHIFHTHFVGRKHIILFENKWKRRLYCLPNATYALEDYDVSNPDFEKFPALNGVEGIELFLEHGDTLFMPTGWWHWMKYLSGSYSLSLRAWDASLTRKAASLYNLAVKGGVDSLLKMALKADYAQYREKTAIKWANKALAKGQPK; translated from the coding sequence ATGAGTTTTATACTGAAACCGATTGATACTGTAGAGAACATCAGTCCGGAGGATTTTACTGAAAACTACCTGAAGCCGCGCAAGCCTTTGGTGATAAAAGGGCTCACCAAAAACTGGCCCGCCCGAGAAAAATGGACGCCGGAATATATGAAACAGGTGGTAGGGAACAAGGTAGTTCCGTTGTATGACAACTCCAAAGCCGATCCTTCCAAACCGATAAACGCCAAGGCTGCCGAAATGCCTTTTGATCAGTATATCGACCTGATCATGTCGGAGCCAACGGAATTGCGTATTTTCTTTTTCAACATTTTCAAACAGGCGCCGCAGCTGCTGGACGATATTGTTTTACCAAAGGACCTGATGGGCGGATTTTTGGAAAGCATGCCGGGCATGTTTTTTGGCGGATCGAACTCCGTCACTTTCCTGCACTACGATATTGACCTGCCACATATTTTTCACACGCACTTTGTGGGCCGCAAGCACATTATTTTGTTCGAAAACAAATGGAAGCGCCGCCTGTACTGCCTGCCAAATGCCACTTACGCTTTGGAGGATTACGATGTATCCAACCCTGATTTCGAGAAATTTCCAGCGTTGAACGGTGTCGAGGGTATCGAATTATTTCTCGAACACGGCGACACACTTTTTATGCCTACCGGCTGGTGGCACTGGATGAAATACCTGTCCGGCTCCTACTCGCTTAGCCTTAGGGCCTGGGATGCTTCCCTTACGCGCAAAGCGGCCAGCTTATACAACCTCGCGGTAAAAGGCGGTGTTGACAGCCTGCTGAAAATGGCGCTTAAAGCTGATTACGCCCAATATCGCGAAAAAACCGCCATTAAATGGGCAAACAAAGCATTGGCCAAAGGGCAACCAAAATAG